GTGTGCAGCACGCCCACGTTGCCGCGCATCGCGTACCAGCGGCGGCGCGCGATGTCGGGATCGTGGGGCTTGCCCAGCACCTGGCCGTCGAACTCCAGCACGGAGTCGCAGCCCAGCACCAGTGCGTCGGGGTGGTCGGCGGCGACGGCGTGGCACTTCAGGCGGGCGAGCTCGGTGGACAGCTCCGCCGGGGTGGACGCGGCGACGCCGTCCTCGTCGACGCCCGACACGACGACCTCAGGGTCGATCCCGGCGCGCTGCAGGGTGCTGAGGCGAGCGGGCGAGGCCGACGCCAGGACGAACCTCATCGGTCCTCCTCGGGCGTGAGGGTGGGGACGACGCCGTGATCGGCCGGCTCCGCGTCGAGGCCGGGCTCGGCGAGGATCGCGTCGACGAGGGCCTGCGAGCCGCCCACGACCATCCACGACGGATCCACGTCGGCCGCGATGAACCAGGCGCGATCGGCCGGCCACGTGATCGAGGCGGGCGGCAGGGTGCGCTCGACGTCGGTGCCGTACGGGCGGGCGCCCCAGTCGCCGACGCTCGCAGCGGGACCCCGGAAGAGCAGGTAGGCGCGGTCGCCGCGCAGGTCGACCTTCGGTGCTTCCAGGACGTCGTCGTCGAAGGCGGGGCGGATCCGCGGGGGAGTGGGCCGGAACCACAGGTCGCGCAGCCAGTTCCCGCGCAGGGTGGTGTAGGCGCGGCCGGCGTCGGTCAGCTCGCCCCAGCCGTCCCAGAGGCCGAAGAACACGTCGTCCGGCGTGCGGGTGTGCGCGGCCGCCAGCCCGACGACGTGCGCCATGACCTCGTCGTCACTGCGGTACGCGGCGGACTCGCCGTCGTCGAAGCGGACGGTCGCGTACGCCTCGAAGTCGGGCGGTCCCTGCGTGGCCAGCACCCGCCAGTCCGTCTCGGACCGGACGAACCAGTCGGCGTGCGAGACGTCGGGCTCGTGGCGCAGGGGCATGCCCCGATCGTTCCACACGCGTGGTGGGAACCGGGGAAACCGTCAGCGGGGCCTCAGAAGGCGGAGGCGCGCCACTGGCCGGGGCCGAAGCGGTGCGGGGTGCGGTGCTGGCGCACCGGGTGGCCCCACTGGCTGCGCTGCCTCGGCTTCGCGTCGGCGGCAGCGGCCGCTGCGGCGGCGTTGCGCGCGGCCACGACCGCGACGAGCGCCGCCAGCTCCTCGGCCGTCGGGTCGCCCTTCACGACCCGGAGCACCGGCGTGCGCTCCGGGGTCTCGGTGGCCTCGTTCTCCTGGCTCACAGCGGGATGTTCCCGTGCTTCTTGGGCGGCAGCGTCTCGCGCTTCGTGGCCAGCAGGCGCAGCGCCTTGGAGACCTCGGCGCGGGTCTGGCTGGGCTTGATGACGCCGTCGATGTACCCGCGCTCGGCCGCCACGTAGGGGTTGCAGAGCGTGTCCTCGTACTCGGTCATCAGCTCGGCGCGCAGGGCCTCGGGATCCTCGGCGGCGGCGATGTCGCGGCGGTAGAGGATGTTGACCGCGCCGGAAGCGCCGACCACGGCGATCTGGCCGGTGGGCCACGACAGGTTGATGTCGGCACCGAGGTGCTTGGAGCCCATGACGTCGTACGCGCCGCCGTACGCCTTGCGCGTGATGATCGTGACGAGCGGGACGGTGGCCTCGGCGTAGGCGTAGATCAGCTTGGCGCCGCGGCGGATGATGCCGTTCCACTCCTGGTCGGTGCCGGGCAGGAAGCCGGGCACGTCCACGAAGGTCAGCACCGGGATGTTGAACGCGTCGCACGTGCGCACGAAGCGCGCGGCCTTCTCGGAGGCGTCGATGTCCAGGCAGCCGGCGAACTGCATCGGCTGGTTGGCCACGACGCCGACGCTCTTGCCCTCGACCCGGCCGAAGCCGATGACGATGTTCGGCGCGAAGAGCGCCTGCACCTCGAGGAAGTCCTGGTCGTCCAGCACGGTCTCGATGACGGTGCGGATGTCGTAGGGCTGGTTCGCCGAGTCGGGGATGAGGGTGTCGAGCGCGAGGTCGAGGTCGGACGGCTCGAGGTCGACGACCTCTCCGAACGCCTCGGGCTCCTCCATGTTGTTCTGCGGCAGGTAGGAGATCAGCGCCTTGACGTAC
This genomic interval from Aeromicrobium choanae contains the following:
- a CDS encoding Maf family protein, with product MRFVLASASPARLSTLQRAGIDPEVVVSGVDEDGVAASTPAELSTELARLKCHAVAADHPDALVLGCDSVLEFDGQVLGKPHDPDIARRRWYAMRGNVGVLHTGHCLRLGSDEVVRHAATRVHFANVTDDEIDAYVASGEPLQVAGAFTIDGLGAAFVTRIEGDHHNVVGVSVPALREMARDLGVEWTSLWR
- a CDS encoding acyl-CoA carboxylase subunit epsilon — protein: MSQENEATETPERTPVLRVVKGDPTAEELAALVAVVAARNAAAAAAAADAKPRQRSQWGHPVRQHRTPHRFGPGQWRASAF
- a CDS encoding acyl-CoA carboxylase subunit beta, yielding MTDALPDTPLEEHPELHTTAGKLADYERRHHEATVEVADRAAEKQHARDRKSARERIELLLDEGSFVELDALARHRATSFGLDKNRPLGDGVITGYGTIDGRQVCVFSQDFSIFGGSLGEVYGEKITKVMDLAIKSGCPIIGINEGAGARIQEGVVSLGLYGEIFRRNVHASGVIPQISLIMGNCAGGHVYSPAVTDFTVMVDGTSGMFITGPDIIKTVTGEDVTMEELGGGRTHNTKSGNSHYLASDEDDALEYVKALISYLPQNNMEEPEAFGEVVDLEPSDLDLALDTLIPDSANQPYDIRTVIETVLDDQDFLEVQALFAPNIVIGFGRVEGKSVGVVANQPMQFAGCLDIDASEKAARFVRTCDAFNIPVLTFVDVPGFLPGTDQEWNGIIRRGAKLIYAYAEATVPLVTIITRKAYGGAYDVMGSKHLGADINLSWPTGQIAVVGASGAVNILYRRDIAAAEDPEALRAELMTEYEDTLCNPYVAAERGYIDGVIKPSQTRAEVSKALRLLATKRETLPPKKHGNIPL